The Exiguobacterium mexicanum genome includes a window with the following:
- the ctaD gene encoding cytochrome c oxidase subunit I produces MQQPRKYNGIMDWVTTVDHKKIGILYLFSGIFFLLLGGIEALLIRWQLVRPMNDFVSGETFNQLITMHGTTMIFLAAMPMLFGFMNAVVPLQIGARDVAFPFINSLGFWLFFFGGVMLNLSWFFGAAPNAGWTAYAPLSTQPEASGVDFYALGLQISGFGSLMAGINFLVTILNMRAPGMKLMRMPLFTWTTFVASALIVFAFPPLTVGLFMLMFERLFGAVYFDPAAGGNVVIWEHLFWIFGHPEVYILILPAFGIFSEIIPTFARKRLFGYTTMVFATMLIGFLGFMVWVHHMFTVGLGPVANSIFAVATMAIAVPTGVKIFNWLFTLWGGQIKFNVAMLYSVAFIPSFLVGGMTGVMLSVAPADYQYHDSYFVVAHFHYVIVGGVVYGLFAGLYYWFPLMFGKALSEKLGYWQFWLFFIGFHLTFFPQHFLGLFGMPRRVFTYLPNQGFETMNLLSTIGAFFMGVSTIILLVAVVKAFLSKQRVKPDHWEDGRTLEWTLPVPTPEYNFAQTPLVKGLDTFWLEKMAGNKRVSVAEPVADIHMPNNSLIPFFMSLGLFIAGLGAIFQMDNAVVGWSLIVIGLLITFVSMFLRSWIDDHGFYIPKSQIEADLKAIREKGDQ; encoded by the coding sequence ATGCAGCAACCGCGTAAATACAATGGCATCATGGATTGGGTTACGACGGTTGACCACAAAAAAATCGGTATTTTGTATTTGTTCTCAGGAATCTTCTTCCTCCTTCTCGGTGGAATTGAAGCTTTACTTATTCGTTGGCAACTCGTTCGTCCGATGAACGACTTCGTCAGCGGCGAAACGTTCAACCAATTGATCACGATGCACGGGACGACGATGATCTTCCTAGCGGCCATGCCGATGCTATTCGGATTTATGAACGCCGTCGTACCGCTACAAATCGGGGCACGCGACGTCGCGTTCCCGTTCATTAACTCACTTGGTTTCTGGTTGTTCTTCTTCGGTGGTGTCATGCTGAACCTTAGCTGGTTCTTCGGCGCTGCACCGAACGCAGGGTGGACGGCGTACGCGCCGCTCTCGACACAACCTGAAGCATCAGGGGTCGACTTCTATGCCCTCGGTCTTCAAATCTCAGGTTTCGGTTCACTCATGGCCGGGATTAACTTCCTCGTCACGATTTTGAACATGCGTGCACCAGGCATGAAACTCATGCGGATGCCGCTCTTCACGTGGACGACGTTCGTCGCTTCGGCGTTGATCGTCTTCGCGTTCCCGCCGCTCACAGTCGGCTTGTTCATGTTGATGTTCGAGCGCTTGTTCGGTGCCGTCTACTTTGATCCGGCAGCCGGCGGTAACGTCGTCATCTGGGAACACCTTTTCTGGATCTTCGGACACCCGGAAGTATACATCTTGATACTCCCTGCGTTCGGTATTTTCTCGGAAATCATTCCGACATTCGCTCGTAAACGTCTGTTCGGTTACACAACGATGGTCTTCGCAACGATGCTCATCGGTTTCCTCGGATTCATGGTTTGGGTCCACCACATGTTCACGGTCGGTCTCGGACCGGTCGCCAACTCGATCTTCGCTGTCGCGACAATGGCCATCGCCGTTCCGACAGGGGTCAAGATCTTCAACTGGTTGTTCACGCTATGGGGCGGACAAATCAAGTTCAACGTCGCGATGCTCTACTCGGTCGCATTCATTCCATCGTTCCTCGTCGGGGGGATGACAGGGGTCATGCTTTCGGTCGCACCGGCCGACTATCAGTATCACGATAGTTACTTTGTTGTCGCTCACTTCCACTACGTTATCGTAGGTGGGGTTGTCTATGGTCTATTCGCAGGACTTTACTACTGGTTCCCGCTCATGTTCGGCAAAGCGCTCTCTGAGAAGCTTGGCTACTGGCAGTTCTGGTTGTTCTTCATCGGATTCCACTTGACGTTCTTCCCGCAACACTTCCTCGGATTGTTCGGGATGCCACGCCGCGTCTTCACATACCTTCCTAACCAAGGGTTTGAGACGATGAACTTACTGTCGACGATCGGTGCCTTCTTCATGGGTGTATCGACAATCATCTTGCTCGTCGCTGTTGTCAAGGCATTTTTGTCGAAACAACGCGTCAAGCCAGACCACTGGGAAGATGGACGTACATTGGAGTGGACGCTTCCTGTACCGACACCAGAGTACAACTTTGCACAAACACCGCTTGTCAAAGGTCTCGATACGTTCTGGCTCGAGAAAATGGCGGGCAACAAACGGGTCTCTGTTGCTGAACCGGTAGCAGACATCCACATGCCGAACAACTCGTTGATTCCATTCTTCATGTCACTCGGTCTTTTCATCGCCGGACTTGGAGCGATCTTCCAAATGGATAACGCGGTTGTCGGTTGGTCACTCATCGTGATCGGATTACTCATCACATTCGTGTCGATGTTCCTCCGTTCATGGATCGACGACCATGGCTTCTATATTCCAAAATCACAGATTGAAGCGGATTTGAAAGCGATTCGTGAGAAGGGAGACCAATAA
- the coxB gene encoding cytochrome c oxidase subunit II, with amino-acid sequence MKSFKKLLFGIVPMMMFALLLSGCGVEGLSALKPMGEGAEIQLRIILISLAIMLFVLVIVTIIYVYVLMKFRRKDESIPKQVEGSSTLEMIWTVVPIILLIILAVPTITTTVELAKAKEAKKEEEINVTANLYWWEFEYPNAGVVTGQELVIPVGKRVGINLTSKDVIHSFWVPALSGKTDTNPGLDNEMWLHANEPGTFYGKCAELCGPSHALMDFKVIALEQEEYDQWLEDMKAQQDANTENLVADNQNLTTGEAVYVESCLSCHGGGKVAPSLTNFGDREWLAGYLENNEEKLKEWIRDPQELKQGALMPGFGEGQISDEELDALVDFLYDQKID; translated from the coding sequence GTGAAATCATTTAAGAAGCTTCTGTTTGGCATCGTCCCGATGATGATGTTCGCACTACTGTTATCAGGGTGCGGCGTAGAGGGATTGTCTGCATTGAAGCCGATGGGAGAAGGAGCTGAGATTCAGCTTCGCATCATTCTCATCAGTTTGGCAATCATGCTCTTTGTACTTGTCATCGTAACGATTATTTACGTGTACGTGCTCATGAAATTCCGTCGGAAAGATGAATCGATTCCGAAGCAAGTCGAAGGAAGCAGCACGCTTGAGATGATTTGGACAGTCGTTCCAATCATTTTATTGATCATTCTCGCTGTTCCGACGATCACGACGACAGTCGAGCTCGCGAAAGCGAAAGAAGCGAAAAAAGAAGAAGAAATCAATGTCACGGCCAACCTTTACTGGTGGGAATTTGAATATCCGAACGCAGGCGTGGTCACGGGTCAAGAACTCGTCATCCCAGTCGGTAAGCGTGTCGGCATCAACTTGACATCGAAAGACGTCATTCACTCGTTCTGGGTACCGGCCTTGTCAGGTAAGACGGATACGAACCCAGGCCTTGATAACGAAATGTGGTTGCATGCAAATGAACCAGGTACGTTCTACGGGAAATGTGCCGAGCTTTGCGGACCTTCACACGCACTCATGGACTTCAAAGTCATCGCACTCGAGCAAGAAGAGTACGACCAATGGCTCGAAGACATGAAAGCACAGCAGGACGCAAACACAGAAAACCTCGTTGCAGATAACCAAAACTTGACGACAGGCGAAGCCGTGTACGTCGAGAGCTGCTTGAGCTGTCACGGTGGCGGGAAAGTCGCGCCGAGCTTGACGAACTTTGGTGATCGCGAATGGTTGGCGGGCTACCTCGAAAACAACGAAGAGAAGTTGAAAGAATGGATTCGCGACCCACAAGAATTGAAACAAGGCGCGCTCATGCCTGGCTTCGGTGAAGGCCAAATCAGTGATGAAGAGTTAGATGCACTCGTTGACTTCTTGTACGATCAGAAGATTGACTAA
- a CDS encoding COX15/CtaA family protein has product MHKKLALFSALVTLGMMLVLIMGGTVTKTDSGDGCGTDWPLCHGKLIPTNPSVETMIEYSHRVVSGIEGLLIIALTVWTFAVVKNRYDVKVFAFLAFIFMLIQSIIGAGAVIWQQSDAILALHFGISLVSFASLLILTILLFEGERLHRAVSERLKIHLYGLTIYTMVVVYTGAYVRHLGATYACVGWPICDQNVWTFESYVQMGHRIMAGLLVFYTLYVLYLARRETNRLVETGMWASLFFILLQVGTGAWIVLGGHATYVPLLHAFLITCYFGIVSYLAYHAYRSQKQTTASARQKSV; this is encoded by the coding sequence ATGCATAAAAAACTCGCACTATTTTCAGCACTCGTCACGCTCGGGATGATGCTTGTTCTTATCATGGGTGGAACCGTGACGAAGACCGACTCCGGCGACGGGTGCGGTACAGACTGGCCGCTCTGCCACGGGAAACTGATTCCGACCAATCCGAGCGTCGAGACGATGATCGAGTACAGTCACCGTGTCGTCTCCGGCATCGAAGGACTCCTCATCATCGCATTGACGGTTTGGACGTTCGCGGTCGTCAAGAACCGCTATGACGTCAAAGTGTTCGCGTTCCTCGCGTTCATCTTTATGCTCATCCAGTCCATCATCGGCGCCGGTGCCGTCATCTGGCAACAGTCGGACGCGATTCTCGCGCTCCACTTCGGCATCTCGCTCGTCTCGTTCGCGTCGCTTCTCATTTTGACGATTCTCTTGTTCGAAGGAGAACGTCTGCATCGGGCCGTCTCCGAACGGTTGAAGATTCACCTTTACGGCTTGACGATCTATACGATGGTCGTCGTCTACACGGGTGCTTATGTCCGTCACCTCGGCGCGACGTATGCGTGCGTGGGCTGGCCGATCTGTGACCAGAACGTCTGGACGTTCGAGTCGTACGTCCAAATGGGACACCGGATCATGGCGGGACTGCTCGTCTTCTATACGCTGTACGTGTTGTACTTGGCGCGACGGGAGACGAATCGACTCGTCGAGACCGGGATGTGGGCGTCCTTGTTCTTCATCTTGCTCCAAGTCGGCACGGGGGCGTGGATTGTCCTTGGGGGACATGCCACATACGTGCCGCTCCTCCACGCGTTCTTGATTACCTGCTATTTCGGGATTGTCTCGTATTTGGCATATCATGCGTATCGGAGTCAGAAGCAGACGACCGCGTCCGCTCGACAAAAATCAGTTTAA
- a CDS encoding cryptochrome/photolyase family protein yields the protein MRRVCWFRSDFRLTDNHMLHRVLKDAASGDELEFVFWLNPNYCEPFETRHDYFFATMRQFMGELKENGLGLRVIVADTAEVFVEALGQFDTLYFNAEYIEPFKQRDDAVIEALGQDVKVIRLLDRHLFAPNAFTKKDGDPYKVYTPFKKAAYAETPPAPYDVDVTALKQLVATEHVVPAELRRQFDRCERSWKALGEAAAKRRLHDFVANRIDAYDEDRDIPAIAGTSRLSPYLRTGVLSIRTVAEAVLSAPKSSGRDTFYDELLWREFYYMIMVQFPGLKDRPFNDKYKHLDWEYDAENFQAWCEGKTGYPIVDAAMRQLNETGWMHNRLRMIVASFLSKHLLIDWRKGERYFEQKLIDYEAASNIGGWQWAASVGTDAVPYFRIFNPTTQSEKFDTEGTFIRKYVPELADLDKKSIHFPDLSERDGYVDPIVDHKEARARALERFKDAQ from the coding sequence ATGAGACGAGTCTGTTGGTTTCGATCGGATTTTCGATTGACTGATAATCATATGTTACACCGGGTATTGAAAGACGCTGCTTCAGGCGATGAATTGGAGTTCGTCTTTTGGCTCAATCCGAACTATTGCGAGCCGTTCGAGACGCGGCACGATTACTTTTTCGCGACGATGCGACAATTTATGGGTGAGCTCAAGGAGAACGGCCTCGGCCTGCGTGTCATCGTCGCCGACACGGCCGAAGTGTTCGTCGAAGCGCTCGGTCAGTTTGACACGCTATACTTTAACGCCGAGTATATTGAACCGTTCAAGCAGCGCGACGATGCCGTCATCGAGGCGCTCGGGCAAGACGTCAAAGTCATCCGTCTGCTCGATCGGCATTTGTTTGCCCCGAACGCGTTCACGAAAAAAGACGGCGACCCTTACAAAGTGTATACGCCGTTCAAAAAGGCGGCCTACGCCGAAACGCCGCCCGCACCGTATGATGTCGATGTGACAGCGCTGAAGCAACTCGTCGCGACCGAACATGTCGTGCCTGCTGAATTGCGGCGTCAGTTCGACCGGTGCGAGCGTTCGTGGAAAGCGCTCGGAGAAGCGGCCGCGAAACGACGCTTGCATGATTTTGTCGCCAACCGGATCGACGCCTACGATGAGGACCGCGATATCCCGGCGATCGCCGGTACGAGCCGGCTCTCTCCATATCTACGGACCGGGGTGTTGTCGATCCGCACCGTGGCGGAAGCGGTGCTGTCGGCGCCGAAATCGAGCGGACGCGACACGTTTTACGATGAGCTGTTATGGCGCGAATTTTATTATATGATCATGGTTCAATTCCCGGGACTGAAAGACCGTCCGTTCAACGATAAATATAAGCATCTCGACTGGGAATACGATGCCGAGAACTTTCAGGCGTGGTGTGAGGGGAAGACGGGTTACCCGATCGTCGACGCGGCGATGCGGCAACTGAACGAGACAGGTTGGATGCACAACCGGCTTCGGATGATCGTCGCCTCGTTCTTATCGAAACATTTACTGATCGACTGGCGAAAAGGGGAACGCTATTTCGAACAGAAATTGATCGATTATGAGGCAGCCTCGAATATTGGCGGCTGGCAATGGGCCGCCTCGGTCGGGACGGATGCGGTTCCGTACTTCCGCATCTTCAATCCGACGACGCAATCCGAGAAGTTTGATACCGAAGGGACGTTCATTCGGAAGTATGTGCCTGAACTCGCCGACCTCGACAAAAAGTCGATTCACTTTCCCGACCTCAGCGAGCGGGACGGATACGTCGACCCAATCGTCGACCATAAGGAAGCGCGGGCCCGAGCGCTCGAACGGTTCAAGGATGCACAGTAA
- a CDS encoding pyruvate carboxylase → MLKPISKLLVANRGEIAIRVFRAATELGMRTVAVYSQEDSGSLHRFKADEAYLIGLDKKPIDAYLDIEDVIRIAKQSGADAIHPGYGFLSENIELARRCREEGIIFVGPNESHLHAFGDKVRARQSAIAAGLPVIPGSNGPLTSYEDALEFANEHGFPLMVKAAMGGGGRGMRVIRTEAEMKDLIERAKSEAKQAFGSDEVYIEKLVERPKHIEVQILGDDHGNIIHLFERDCSVQRRHQKVVEVAPCVTLSEESRQAICDAAVKLMRHVGYINAGTVEFLVTEDESFYFIEVNPRIQVEHTITEMVTGFDIVQTQLMIAQGESLHGDVIHMPKQEDIKLLGYAIQSRVTSEDPGNNFMPDTGKIMAYRSPGGFGVRLDGGNAYVGAEISPYYDSLLVKLSTHGMTFEQAASKMVRNLNEFRIRGIKTNIPFLINVMKHQNFISGDYNTSFIDETPELFVFPKRKDRGTKLLNYIGDVTVNGFPGVGLKDKPISRSVRIPQDLPAEAKPGTKQILTELGPDGLADWIKRQPELLLTDTTMRDAHQSLLATRMRTQDIVNIAEPTSKLMPELFSVEAWGGATFDVAYRFLSEDPWVRLMRLREKMPNVLIQMLLRGANAVGYKNYADNVIEQFVHEAAYAGVDVFRIFDSLNNLESIQLAIDATLPTGKVAEAAVCYTGDLYDGNRPKYHLPYYVDLAKKLEASGAHILAIKDMAGLLKPESAYALVSALKDAVDLPIHLHTHDASGNGIFTYARATDAGVDIVDVAASSMSGMTSQPSGGSLIYALDHHERQPKIDAKHYEVISDYWQDVRHNYEPFESDMRASNPSVYEHEMPGGQYSNLQQQAKAVGLGDRWSEVKAMYARVNMLFGDIVKVTPSSKVVGDMALFMVQHNLNEQDVVERGHQLDFPDSVVEMMRGELGTPPGGFPTDVQQAILKGEKPLDVRPGKLIEPYDFKAAQTKLFEKLERPVTDFELLSNALYPKVFEDYVTHSTTYGDVSVLDTLTFFYGLNVGETIQVEIETGKTLIIKLVQISAANEDGIRLVSYEMNGVPREIEIKDVNVKSATTSRPKVDRTNPKQVGASMPGSVLKVLVEPGSRVHRGEQLLVTEAMKMETTVQAAQDGEVKAVHIKEGDTIQSDDLLIEFV, encoded by the coding sequence TGATTCGAATCGCGAAACAGTCGGGGGCTGACGCGATTCACCCAGGATACGGTTTCTTATCTGAGAACATCGAGCTCGCACGTCGTTGCCGCGAAGAAGGTATCATCTTCGTCGGTCCGAATGAATCGCATCTTCATGCGTTCGGGGATAAAGTTCGGGCCCGTCAAAGTGCGATCGCGGCCGGACTCCCGGTCATTCCAGGTTCAAACGGACCGCTCACATCATACGAAGACGCGCTCGAGTTTGCGAACGAGCACGGGTTCCCACTCATGGTCAAAGCGGCGATGGGCGGAGGCGGCCGCGGGATGCGTGTCATCCGTACGGAAGCCGAGATGAAAGATTTGATTGAACGTGCCAAGTCAGAGGCGAAGCAAGCGTTCGGTTCAGACGAAGTGTACATAGAAAAATTAGTGGAGCGTCCAAAACATATCGAGGTTCAGATTCTCGGGGACGATCACGGTAACATCATTCATTTGTTCGAACGTGACTGTTCGGTCCAACGTCGACATCAAAAAGTCGTCGAGGTCGCACCGTGTGTGACGTTGTCTGAGGAATCGCGCCAAGCGATTTGTGACGCGGCGGTTAAGCTCATGCGCCACGTCGGCTACATCAACGCCGGGACGGTCGAGTTCCTCGTCACGGAAGACGAGTCGTTCTACTTCATCGAGGTCAACCCGCGCATCCAAGTCGAGCACACGATCACAGAGATGGTGACCGGCTTCGATATCGTGCAGACCCAGCTCATGATCGCGCAAGGCGAGTCGCTCCACGGCGACGTCATCCATATGCCGAAACAAGAAGACATCAAATTGCTCGGTTACGCGATCCAGTCACGTGTCACGTCAGAAGACCCGGGCAACAACTTTATGCCGGACACGGGCAAAATTATGGCGTACCGCTCTCCGGGCGGCTTCGGGGTCCGACTCGACGGCGGGAACGCTTACGTCGGGGCCGAGATTTCACCGTATTATGACTCGCTTCTCGTGAAGCTGTCGACACACGGCATGACGTTCGAACAGGCGGCTTCGAAAATGGTCCGTAACTTGAACGAGTTCCGGATTCGCGGCATCAAGACGAACATTCCGTTCTTGATTAACGTGATGAAGCACCAGAACTTCATCAGCGGTGACTACAACACGTCGTTCATCGACGAGACGCCAGAACTGTTCGTCTTCCCGAAACGGAAAGACCGTGGAACGAAGTTGCTCAACTATATCGGCGACGTCACCGTGAATGGATTCCCGGGTGTCGGATTGAAAGATAAGCCGATTAGCCGCTCGGTCCGGATTCCGCAAGACCTTCCGGCTGAAGCCAAACCAGGTACGAAACAGATTTTGACGGAGCTCGGTCCGGACGGCCTTGCCGATTGGATCAAACGTCAACCTGAACTGTTGTTGACGGATACGACGATGCGAGACGCGCACCAGTCGCTTCTTGCGACGCGGATGCGGACACAAGACATCGTCAATATCGCCGAACCGACGAGTAAACTCATGCCAGAGCTATTCTCGGTCGAGGCATGGGGCGGGGCCACGTTCGACGTCGCCTATCGTTTCCTCTCGGAAGACCCATGGGTTCGCCTCATGCGGCTCCGCGAGAAGATGCCGAACGTCTTGATTCAAATGTTGCTTCGCGGCGCGAATGCGGTCGGGTATAAAAACTATGCCGACAACGTCATCGAACAGTTCGTCCATGAGGCGGCCTATGCGGGTGTCGACGTGTTCCGGATCTTCGACAGCTTGAACAACCTCGAGTCGATTCAACTTGCGATCGACGCGACGTTACCGACAGGAAAAGTCGCGGAAGCGGCCGTTTGTTATACAGGCGACCTGTACGATGGCAACCGTCCGAAGTACCACTTGCCGTACTATGTCGATTTGGCGAAGAAACTCGAAGCGAGCGGGGCCCACATCCTTGCCATCAAGGACATGGCCGGTCTGCTCAAGCCAGAGTCGGCATACGCGCTCGTCTCAGCCTTGAAAGATGCCGTCGATTTGCCGATCCACTTGCACACGCATGACGCTTCCGGCAACGGAATCTTCACGTATGCCCGGGCGACGGATGCGGGCGTCGACATCGTCGACGTGGCTGCGAGCTCGATGTCAGGCATGACGTCACAACCTTCAGGCGGCAGCTTGATTTATGCGCTCGATCACCATGAACGTCAACCGAAAATCGATGCGAAGCATTACGAGGTCATCAGCGACTACTGGCAAGACGTGCGTCATAACTATGAGCCGTTCGAAAGCGACATGCGTGCTTCGAACCCATCGGTTTATGAGCATGAGATGCCGGGCGGTCAGTATTCAAACTTGCAACAACAAGCGAAAGCGGTCGGGTTAGGCGACCGTTGGAGCGAAGTGAAGGCGATGTACGCCCGCGTCAACATGTTGTTCGGCGATATCGTCAAAGTGACGCCGTCGTCAAAAGTTGTCGGGGACATGGCACTGTTCATGGTCCAACATAACTTGAACGAACAAGATGTGGTCGAGCGGGGTCACCAACTCGACTTCCCAGACTCGGTCGTCGAAATGATGCGCGGTGAGCTCGGAACGCCTCCAGGCGGATTCCCGACAGACGTGCAACAAGCCATCTTGAAAGGCGAAAAACCGCTCGACGTACGTCCGGGTAAACTGATCGAACCGTATGATTTCAAGGCGGCGCAGACGAAGTTGTTCGAGAAGCTCGAGCGCCCGGTGACGGACTTCGAACTGCTCTCGAACGCGTTGTATCCGAAAGTGTTCGAGGATTACGTCACCCATTCGACGACGTATGGCGATGTATCCGTCCTCGACACGTTAACGTTCTTCTACGGCTTGAACGTCGGAGAGACGATTCAAGTCGAGATCGAGACCGGGAAGACGCTCATCATCAAACTCGTTCAAATCAGTGCGGCGAACGAGGACGGTATCCGTCTTGTCTCGTATGAGATGAACGGGGTACCGCGTGAAATCGAAATCAAAGACGTGAACGTGAAGTCGGCGACGACGAGCCGACCGAAAGTTGATCGGACGAACCCGAAACAAGTCGGTGCTTCGATGCCGGGATCGGTGTTGAAAGTGCTCGTCGAACCTGGTAGCCGTGTCCATCGCGGGGAACAGCTCCTCGTCACGGAAGCGATGAAGATGGAGACGACGGTCCAAGCCGCGCAAGACGGAGAAGTCAAAGCGGTCCATATTAAAGAAGGCGACACAATCCAAAGTGACGACTTATTGATTGAGTTTGTATAA
- the cyoE gene encoding heme o synthase → MTKVNPGTMAEVEYTESASFRDYVALAKMGIVRANLLLVFAGFFVAATYQSDTPVLYLFEVWPQLLLTMLGSALVISGSCYLNNFVDRDIDYLMGRTDNRPSVTGKISGERILLLGLTQLAIGTLLLLIVSYVAAVFGLIGAFFYVVIYTMWLKRTHTLNTVVGSISGAVPPLIGWAAIDPALHIDAWLMFLVMFLWQPPHFLALAMRRVEEYRAAGIPMLPVVNGFAITKRQIIWWIATLIPASLLFLHYGLIYVIVAAGLGGYWLYLGLKGFKAEDEIKWANKMFFYSLIYLVVWIVTLVLTAL, encoded by the coding sequence ATGACAAAAGTCAACCCAGGGACAATGGCAGAAGTAGAATATACAGAATCCGCTTCGTTCCGCGACTATGTTGCTCTGGCAAAAATGGGAATCGTCCGCGCCAATCTTTTGTTGGTGTTCGCCGGTTTCTTTGTAGCAGCAACATATCAGAGTGATACGCCAGTACTTTATTTGTTTGAAGTTTGGCCACAACTCTTATTAACGATGTTAGGAAGCGCGCTCGTCATCTCCGGGAGTTGTTACCTAAACAACTTCGTGGACCGTGATATCGATTACTTGATGGGACGTACAGACAACCGACCAAGTGTCACCGGGAAAATTTCGGGAGAACGGATTTTGCTCCTTGGATTAACGCAACTCGCGATCGGGACATTGCTCTTATTGATCGTGTCGTATGTGGCAGCAGTCTTCGGTTTAATCGGGGCATTTTTTTATGTCGTCATTTATACGATGTGGCTTAAACGAACGCACACGTTGAACACGGTCGTCGGCAGCATCTCCGGAGCGGTACCGCCGCTCATCGGTTGGGCAGCCATCGATCCCGCGCTTCATATCGATGCGTGGCTCATGTTCCTCGTCATGTTCTTGTGGCAACCGCCACACTTCCTCGCGCTCGCCATGCGGCGTGTCGAGGAGTATCGAGCGGCCGGCATTCCGATGCTACCGGTCGTCAACGGCTTTGCGATCACCAAGCGCCAAATCATTTGGTGGATCGCGACACTCATTCCAGCGTCGCTCTTGTTCTTGCATTACGGTTTGATCTACGTGATCGTCGCGGCCGGTCTTGGGGGCTACTGGTTATATCTCGGCTTGAAAGGTTTCAAGGCCGAAGATGAGATCAAGTGGGCAAACAAAATGTTCTTTTATTCATTGATTTATTTAGTCGTGTGGATTGTCACGCTGGTATTGACGGCACTTTGA